The Candidatus Koribacter versatilis Ellin345 genome has a segment encoding these proteins:
- a CDS encoding glycosyltransferase translates to MAFRKRIRRSYQRPIVSVIIPARNEEACLEACLESIVEQDGIPFEIIVVDDGSTDGTRKIAESFSAVRVMSAPPLPEGWCGKSNAVAFGARHARGDWFLFTDADTFHKPGSLARAVGEAEKHGADLLSYSPEQVVKSFWERAVMPVVFAELAETFKPREVSDPRSPAAAANGQYLLVRRHAYELIGGHASIAHTLLEDVDLARSIKEAGGRLHFRYGGEMVKTRMYRNFRQLREGWTKNLALLFPDARQLAAQRMLEFAWIAAALACGTAAAFFQRFFIAAGFTALAVALWTKFLGRIRKAHFGAFSESLAIFGLPIFAWLLRRSVNSYAKGAVTWKGRSYPAPPEEPVTKPVAEKV, encoded by the coding sequence ATGGCATTTCGCAAACGAATTCGACGTAGCTACCAGCGACCCATCGTGTCGGTGATTATCCCTGCGCGCAACGAGGAAGCATGCCTGGAGGCTTGCCTCGAGTCGATCGTTGAGCAGGACGGTATCCCGTTCGAAATTATCGTGGTAGACGACGGCTCGACCGACGGAACCCGCAAGATTGCTGAGAGCTTTTCCGCGGTTCGCGTGATGTCGGCCCCTCCGCTGCCGGAAGGCTGGTGCGGGAAATCGAACGCAGTGGCTTTTGGCGCACGTCATGCCCGCGGCGACTGGTTCCTGTTCACCGATGCCGATACCTTTCACAAGCCAGGATCTTTGGCCCGCGCCGTTGGAGAAGCCGAGAAACACGGCGCCGACCTGCTCTCGTATTCGCCCGAACAGGTGGTTAAGTCCTTCTGGGAACGCGCGGTGATGCCGGTGGTTTTCGCCGAGCTTGCCGAAACTTTCAAGCCGCGCGAAGTGAGCGATCCGCGATCGCCGGCCGCTGCCGCCAACGGCCAATATTTGCTCGTGCGGCGACATGCCTACGAACTCATCGGCGGACATGCTTCTATCGCGCACACGCTCCTCGAGGACGTAGATCTCGCGCGCTCCATCAAGGAGGCAGGTGGACGGCTCCATTTCCGCTATGGCGGCGAGATGGTGAAGACGCGCATGTACCGCAACTTCCGTCAGCTTCGCGAAGGCTGGACGAAAAACCTGGCGCTGCTGTTCCCGGACGCGCGTCAGCTCGCGGCGCAGCGCATGTTGGAATTCGCGTGGATCGCCGCGGCTTTGGCTTGCGGCACGGCAGCCGCGTTTTTTCAGCGCTTCTTCATCGCCGCGGGGTTCACGGCGCTGGCCGTCGCGCTTTGGACGAAGTTCCTTGGCCGCATCCGCAAAGCGCACTTCGGCGCGTTCTCAGAGTCGCTCGCGATTTTCGGCCTGCCGATCTTCGCGTGGCTGCTGCGGCGCTCCGTGAACAGCTACGCCAAGGGCGCGGTGACGTGGAAGGGCCGTTCCTATCCGGCACCGCCGGAAGAACCGGTGACCAAGCCGGTGGCGGAAAAGGTCTAA
- a CDS encoding TlpA family protein disulfide reductase, whose product MDAPQFTVSDADRTVSLKDFRGKTVVLNFWATWCPPCVEEMPALVDLQKQLGDKVVIVAVSMDVDEHAYKQFIRDHHVDLLTVRDAANKSNTLYGTYKFPETYVIDKDGKIRRKFIGGADWTSPDIVNYLKSL is encoded by the coding sequence ATGGATGCCCCGCAATTCACCGTTTCCGACGCCGATCGGACTGTTTCTCTCAAAGATTTCCGGGGCAAAACCGTCGTCCTGAACTTCTGGGCGACCTGGTGTCCACCGTGCGTCGAGGAGATGCCCGCCCTCGTCGACCTCCAGAAACAACTCGGCGACAAGGTCGTCATCGTCGCCGTCAGCATGGACGTGGACGAACATGCCTACAAGCAGTTCATTCGCGACCACCACGTGGACCTGCTCACCGTCCGCGATGCCGCCAACAAATCCAACACACTTTACGGGACTTACAAGTTCCCGGAAACGTACGTCATAGATAAAGACGGTAAAATCCGCAGAAAGTTTATCGGCGGCGCCGATTGGACCTCCCCGGATATCGTGAATTATTTGAAATCGCTATAA
- a CDS encoding DoxX family protein — MAAITTNFSIPATSTSKAALWTGRVLSSVAILFLLFDGLMKVILEPHVVAASGPLGFDPPTIVRIGAILLVCTTLYAIPRTSVLGAMLLTGYLGGAVVTNLRVHSVAFNTIFPVIFGIVVWAGVYLRNQRVRALFT; from the coding sequence ATGGCGGCAATCACGACGAACTTCTCAATCCCGGCAACCTCAACCTCTAAAGCCGCGCTCTGGACCGGCCGCGTGCTGAGCAGCGTAGCCATCCTGTTCCTCCTCTTCGACGGCCTCATGAAGGTCATCCTTGAGCCGCATGTGGTCGCTGCCAGCGGACCTCTGGGATTCGATCCACCGACGATCGTTCGCATTGGCGCCATTCTGTTGGTCTGCACTACGCTGTACGCGATCCCGCGCACCTCGGTACTCGGCGCGATGTTGCTGACCGGCTATCTCGGCGGCGCAGTGGTCACGAACCTGCGCGTGCACTCCGTGGCCTTCAATACCATTTTCCCGGTGATCTTCGGGATCGTCGTGTGGGCTGGTGTGTATCTCCGCAACCAGCGGGTTCGGGCGCTGTTCACTTAA
- a CDS encoding heavy metal translocating P-type ATPase: protein MLLRDVEPVWIPRSPMEDEKNLERVKDVVCGMMVDPERAAGTLDFKEKQYHFCSKGCVAKFEADPEKYLDPNYKPGGMGHAPITIGAAPLTQIGAAAAKPKPAPPPPSAAIYTCPMDPEVRQGGPGICPKCGMALEPETIAAPVTKTEYVCPMHPEVVSDHPGSCPKCGMALEPRTVTAAEEENPELISMTRRFWWSVGLGVPLLVLAMGHMLGPLAHALNARMVAWIEFALATPIVVWAGWPFFERFAASLKFRSPNMFTLIGMGVGVSYIYSAVATIVPGIFPESLRGPHGVPDVYFEAAAAITVLVLLGQVLELRARSQTSSAIRALLDLAPKMARRVESDETEHDVPLSEVRQGDRLRVRPGEKVPVDGIVVSGGSSVDESMVTGESIPTEKREGAKVIGGTLNGNGSFVMRAERVGGETMLAQIVRLVGEAQRSRAPIQRLADKVSAIFVPTVVAVAIITFSAWLLFGPEPRFANALVNAVAVLIIACPCALGLATPMAIMVGTGRGAHAGVLVRNAEALETMERVDVLVIDKTGTLTEGRPALVNVRADSAFNSVDVLLLAASVERASEHPLAAAIVRGAEEKKLALLEVTGFESVTGLGVRGTVQGRAVVVGNAAMLQQAGVPSARLETLAQMNPEQTVMFVAVDGKAAGLLGVADPIKGGTPEALQALRDEKLMVVMLTGDNKTTAEAVAAKLGIKRFEAEVLPQRKAEVVEELRKQGKVVAMAGDGINDAPALAAADVGIAMGTGTDIAMESGGITLLKGDLRGIIRARRLSEATMRNIRQNLFFAFFYNAIGVPIAAGALYPIFGWKFSPILAAAAMSFSSVSVITNALRLRNVKL, encoded by the coding sequence ATGCTTTTACGCGACGTGGAGCCGGTATGGATCCCGCGGTCGCCGATGGAGGATGAGAAGAACTTGGAGCGAGTGAAAGACGTTGTCTGCGGAATGATGGTGGACCCGGAGCGCGCGGCAGGTACGCTCGACTTCAAGGAGAAGCAGTACCACTTCTGCAGCAAGGGATGCGTCGCCAAGTTCGAGGCGGACCCGGAGAAATATCTCGATCCCAACTACAAGCCCGGTGGAATGGGGCATGCACCGATCACCATCGGCGCCGCACCGTTGACGCAGATCGGCGCGGCCGCCGCAAAGCCGAAACCAGCACCGCCGCCGCCAAGCGCCGCAATTTACACCTGTCCGATGGATCCCGAAGTCAGGCAAGGTGGGCCTGGGATCTGCCCGAAATGCGGTATGGCGCTGGAGCCGGAGACCATCGCAGCGCCGGTGACCAAGACGGAATACGTTTGCCCGATGCATCCGGAGGTGGTGAGCGATCACCCGGGCAGTTGTCCGAAATGCGGAATGGCGCTGGAGCCGCGTACGGTCACCGCGGCGGAAGAAGAAAATCCTGAACTCATCTCGATGACGCGGCGCTTCTGGTGGAGCGTTGGGCTTGGCGTGCCGCTGTTGGTGCTGGCGATGGGACACATGCTCGGTCCTCTCGCACACGCACTCAATGCGCGCATGGTGGCGTGGATCGAGTTTGCGCTGGCAACACCGATCGTGGTTTGGGCAGGGTGGCCGTTCTTTGAGCGCTTTGCCGCATCGCTGAAATTCCGCAGCCCGAACATGTTCACGCTGATCGGCATGGGCGTCGGCGTTTCATATATCTACAGCGCCGTCGCGACCATCGTGCCGGGGATTTTTCCCGAGAGCCTGCGCGGGCCGCATGGCGTGCCCGACGTGTACTTCGAGGCCGCGGCGGCGATCACAGTGCTCGTCCTACTCGGCCAGGTCCTCGAGCTGCGCGCTCGGAGCCAGACCAGCAGCGCGATTCGCGCCTTGCTCGACCTCGCGCCGAAGATGGCTCGCCGCGTCGAATCCGACGAAACCGAACACGATGTTCCACTAAGCGAAGTGCGACAGGGCGACCGACTGCGCGTGCGGCCGGGCGAGAAGGTCCCCGTGGACGGCATTGTGGTTTCGGGCGGCAGTTCGGTGGACGAGTCGATGGTCACGGGCGAGTCGATCCCTACGGAGAAGCGCGAAGGTGCGAAGGTCATTGGCGGCACGCTGAACGGGAACGGCTCGTTCGTGATGCGCGCCGAGCGCGTGGGCGGCGAGACGATGCTGGCGCAGATCGTGAGACTTGTTGGAGAAGCGCAACGCAGCCGCGCTCCCATCCAACGCTTGGCAGACAAGGTCTCGGCAATCTTCGTACCGACCGTGGTTGCGGTCGCGATCATCACCTTCTCGGCGTGGTTGCTGTTTGGTCCAGAGCCGCGATTCGCCAACGCTCTGGTAAACGCTGTGGCGGTGCTGATCATCGCGTGCCCGTGCGCCCTGGGGCTCGCAACGCCGATGGCGATCATGGTCGGCACCGGACGTGGCGCACATGCCGGCGTCCTCGTCCGTAACGCTGAGGCCCTGGAGACGATGGAGCGCGTGGATGTGCTGGTGATCGACAAGACCGGTACGCTGACAGAAGGGAGGCCCGCGCTGGTGAATGTCAGGGCAGATTCCGCCTTTAACTCAGTGGACGTGCTGCTGCTGGCGGCATCGGTCGAGCGCGCCAGCGAACATCCGCTGGCCGCGGCGATTGTACGCGGTGCGGAAGAGAAGAAACTGGCGCTGCTCGAAGTCACCGGCTTTGAATCGGTCACGGGGCTCGGAGTGCGTGGGACGGTGCAGGGAAGAGCGGTAGTCGTCGGGAATGCGGCCATGCTTCAGCAAGCCGGTGTGCCTTCAGCGAGACTTGAAACGTTGGCACAAATGAATCCGGAGCAGACGGTGATGTTTGTCGCCGTTGATGGCAAGGCCGCCGGTTTGCTTGGCGTCGCTGACCCCATCAAAGGCGGCACGCCTGAAGCTCTGCAAGCTCTCCGCGACGAAAAGCTCATGGTCGTGATGCTCACTGGAGACAACAAAACGACGGCCGAAGCGGTCGCGGCCAAACTTGGAATCAAGCGCTTCGAAGCGGAGGTCCTGCCGCAGCGAAAAGCCGAGGTCGTAGAGGAACTCCGCAAGCAAGGGAAAGTGGTCGCGATGGCGGGTGACGGCATCAACGACGCGCCCGCCCTGGCCGCTGCCGACGTTGGGATCGCCATGGGCACCGGCACCGATATCGCCATGGAGAGCGGCGGAATTACGCTGCTGAAAGGCGACCTGCGTGGCATCATACGCGCTCGACGCCTGAGCGAGGCGACGATGCGCAACATCCGCCAGAACCTGTTCTTCGCATTTTTCTATAACGCTATCGGCGTGCCCATCGCTGCCGGGGCGCTGTATCCGATCTTCGGCTGGAAGTTCAGCCCGATTCTCGCCGCGGCGGCCATGAGCTTCAGCTCGGTGTCCGTGATCACCAACGCATTGCGGCTACGAAACGTGAAGCTTTAA
- a CDS encoding phosphatase PAP2 family protein — protein sequence MRNQALLVLFLLLSFGVSLAQDATPAAPCSLGPFGRNLGRGSKAMLHGVVATPRNMIRPKNLLWELPVAGAITALAVTDADQRAVDHFKSTSTEKSATKWSDIGIGVELGAGAIGWIAGCATDKPSLANNTVTALVAAGYGQLINLAAKETFRRQYPYSSPNTGDFFYRSRAGSFPSGHATTGFAFAAAISRKYPHNLWVAIGSYGLATAVSVARVPAKKHYPSDLLMGAALGWATGTYIANHTP from the coding sequence GTGAGAAACCAGGCCCTGCTCGTTCTTTTCCTCCTGCTGTCGTTCGGCGTTTCCCTGGCGCAAGACGCTACCCCAGCCGCTCCATGTAGCCTCGGCCCGTTCGGGCGCAATCTCGGACGCGGCAGCAAAGCCATGCTGCATGGCGTTGTGGCCACGCCCCGGAACATGATTCGCCCAAAGAACCTGCTTTGGGAGTTGCCGGTTGCGGGCGCGATCACTGCTTTGGCAGTCACGGACGCCGACCAGCGCGCGGTAGACCACTTCAAGTCCACCTCCACTGAAAAAAGCGCCACCAAGTGGTCCGATATCGGTATCGGCGTGGAACTTGGCGCCGGCGCGATTGGATGGATCGCCGGTTGCGCGACCGACAAACCATCGCTCGCGAACAACACCGTGACGGCCCTCGTGGCTGCGGGATACGGGCAGCTGATCAACCTCGCGGCGAAGGAGACGTTCCGCCGCCAATATCCTTATTCGAGCCCAAACACCGGAGATTTCTTCTACCGCAGCCGCGCCGGTTCGTTTCCGTCTGGACACGCGACCACTGGGTTCGCTTTTGCGGCCGCGATCTCCAGGAAATATCCGCACAATCTGTGGGTGGCAATCGGTTCTTATGGACTAGCAACGGCTGTCAGCGTAGCGCGCGTACCGGCGAAGAAGCACTACCCTTCCGACCTCCTGATGGGTGCCGCCCTCGGCTGGGCGACCGGAACCTACATCGCGAACCACACGCCCTAG